One Nicotiana tomentosiformis chromosome 1, ASM39032v3, whole genome shotgun sequence genomic window, GGTAGTTGTAACTGGGGAAGGAACATACTTTTATTTGCTAGTTTTTCATAAGTCACTAATCAATTATGCTGATTAAAATTGTGCATACTACTTCAAAGTTCACTTGTCAATGTGCAACAATGAAATTGGTTTATTAGGCTCAATCCATGTCCTTTTCAATTCTAGGCACCTGGATTTCTACTTCAACGATGATCCCATTTGTTTTGTACTCTCCTGTTATATCCTGTCAACAACTTAAGATTTGGAGGACCTTCAATAAtttttgccccccccccccccccccaacgcAAGACCCTCATAAGAAGATATGTTTTGTTAAAGATGTCATGTTCTTTAATGAAGGAATAAATGAGGTGTGAATAACATAGGAAATGGAAAAGCATTTCTAGCTGATATACTGTGGCTTACAACACAAGCTACTGGTTCGATTACGAAAGTTTTGTGATTTTGTGTCTCTGATCTCTATCATTAGTGTTTGTTCAGCAGTCGACCAATATGATGGAGAGGTTTTTAGTGATTTGTAGAACGGAAGGTCGTCCATATGGCTGTATATGTATTAATTAGTCCTTGCAATAGCAACTTGCTTATCAAGATCTAAGTTTCTTCACTGTTAGAGCGACCGAAACAAACTCCGTGATTGTAAGAGGGCTAACAATCAGAGGAATCAATCACTGCAGAGTGGTTGGAAATCATGCTAAATATAGTTAAAATATGTCTCAGCACGTGTGTTTTTGGGTATAAAGATTACTAGAATTCTCATTCAATCGTTTTGTCACGTCCAATGCGATTTTTGCTTCAAATATTATTATGATTTTTGATTCAAAATGAAATGAACTGTTCTATAGCTCAAACAGCTTCAATAGGAACGTCTAACAATTAAGATCGAAGGACATGTATTAAGATCAGAGAGAAGGTATTTCTTGATTGATATATTTTGGATACTTAATGTTGTTGGATGGCCTTTAGTTGTATGCGAATCTATTGCCGCGTTTAAAGCATGACTATCAGTTACTAATAATTTATTTACACATACTAATGGATCAGTTACTTGGGTTTTGGACCAGCAGAAGCTGAATCGAAATAAGAGAGACGGGAGAAGATTGACCAAAGACGACCGTGGTGTCGTGGTCGCAAAAATCATAGTCCAAAGAAGCTAAGATGTCTGGCTTTGGTTTTCTCTGTCTTGTTTTATCCGGTCCACAATAAATGACTATTTTACATTTTAAGTCTCCTGAAGTATTCATAGTCCAATTTTTAAGTCTTGTTTTATACTCCCTCCGGagtattatattatattaagTCCTTTGCTTTGTGGTATATGTCTGCAGGCTCCGTAATTCGTACGTTTTCTCACTACATTGAAGCCTTTCTTGCACTTGTCAACCATGGACTAAGATTTGCCTCGTTTTTGTGAAAATCTTATTCCTTGTGCAAAAATTACCGTACTGAACCTAATTAAAAACGATtttaatatttttcatttttttaatctTTATCAGAGTGTAGTCTCAATTGAATAAAAGATTTAATAATGTCATGAAAAGAATATGAACCAAATTCATAAACACTCTCTAGAATCTTACACAAATAGATTATAAGAATTCAAGTTGGTTCTTGGACATGTCAGTCAAGTGTTTGATgaaatttaaaaaacaaaaagaattgGAAAAAAACAAAATGAAccgacaaaaaaaaaatcaaaattgatCATACAATTCATATATTAGATTCAATCTAGTGTATCTAGTGTGTATAAAATATAGTAACAAATTTGTCTAATCAATGATTCTTTGTATTTTTATAAGAACTGACTTCAACCTACAAGTACAACATACCCTAGTATGCTACCTGTAACACTAAGAGGTCGTTTGATTACTACGATAAGGGTATtgattttaatataaaatttagGATTATATTTCATATTTGATTTTGATATTAGCTTCCCAGGATCTACTTGTGAGGTTATATtcggtttgttgttgttattgttcatCGTGATATATGAGCTAATATTGATATAAAATTGATATTCCATATTATAATCTCTGAACTATAATTGTGGGATAATCTTGTTCCAAACCAGACGACCCTTGAGTAGTGATTATTGATGAGTGCAAAGATCGACTATTGGTGATCAAACAAAACTGTGTTTTGTTCTATTCCCCAAACAAAACTTTGGAGTGTGGACTTATATATAGAGGAACCAAAGGCATAGCACGGTTTTCTTGGGTAATGGTTGGGAGTTCGGTCTTCGGAAGTTTGACTGAGACTGAACAGGAGTAAAGACGATACTACCGAAGTCCCCTTAGATTTTGCAACGGCCGTAACGCCCCACCCCTTCTCCCTTCTCTTTTAATTCTTTACACAAATTTAGAGACCAAATACGACAGACACGTTCTTGTTTTGAAAACTCATATAATTACTACTACAAGCTATTATTACTCACTTTGTACTACGTGGGACTCCTTAGTTCCCCGtcattattttatactatttgaattaaacttaCTTACAGTAGATCACACAAAGAAATTTTACAATATTAGTATAATTTAACATgctataaatatattatttgttttattttgagTTGAAGTTTTATATTTtctccgttcacttttatttgtccactattttaaaaatagatttttatttttacttgtcacgtTTAATATATATCAAGAGAAAGATAATTTCTTTTTTTCTGTTATGCCCACaacattaattattcatttcaaatcattttttcaaaatcattaaaaatatgcatgggtatcatgataaattatgcacttcatttattatttcttaaggggtgtgCAAAGTCAATAGTAAAGTGGGAGTACATCCATTGTTTATCATGTCATTATCTGTAAATAAAATCTCTTCATTTATCATGAATCGTAGTTATTTTTAATTATCTTTTACATAATCTAAGAATGTAAAAATTTGTTATTCTATCAGTTCAATAGATGTTAAATTCTTTTAAGTTTATAGTTCTAGTATTTAATTATTTTAGAAAATGTAAAAATGGAGTGGGGGAAAACGGTCCCATATAAGAAGCCAAATAGTCCTAGTAAGAAGAGAAGAACACAGTGCTTGTATATCTTTGTCCCTGCCCATGTTTAACTTTAAAAGAAGCTTCCATCGTTTACTCCCATAAACAAACCCACAAACTCCTTTTTCCATGAGTCAAAAAATATAAAGCAAGAAAATCCACAACTACTTGCTCTAATTAACAATGGCGGATGATCAAGAAGGGTATAAAGAAGAGACACTAAACGGAGATAGCTATTCAGAATTACTATTTGCCGCCGATGATGATAATACACTAGGAGGGTGTTTTAACTTCACTTCATCTTCACCAAAAATGCTCTGTTTTGGTGATTACACCAAAATGTGTGCTGATAATCCTTTTGTTGAAAGTTGTTCTATAAATTCACCAGCAAAAATCCAGAAATCTGGAGTCACATGCAGTATTGGAGATTCACCCTCAGCTTGTTCAAGTAGCAATAGCAAGAACAAGAAGTCCGATGTATGTAGAAATACTAATTTTGCTTATTCTGAAATTCTTATTTTATCTTTAAGGAGAtaatttataatcacacaaatgttTAAGGCTTGTTTTAGAATGTAATTtttaaaatctttattttttaaaCGCTGTGCGCATAACGGTGCCGCATAAATTGGAAGAAGagtaatttttttctttcttgcaATTTTCTGTGTTGATTTGGTTTTTGGGTTTCTGTATCTTTTTGTCCTTTTTGCAGAAAAAGCGAAATGGAGTAGAGAAAGAATCGGTTGAAAAAACAAAAGCAGTTCCTGCTGGAAATCAGAGAAATTGCAAGAGGACAAAGGCAGAAAATTCAAATGTGACAGGCCATGCAAAGGTcagaaaaaatgaaaaacaaaaacaaacaaatGATCATTTGCATGATAAGTGAAGAAGCATTCTCTTCTTTCTACTTTTTGTTTTTGGGTCAACGTATGAGGTTCTGAACAATAATAATGTAGGTTAAGAAAGAGAAGCTTGGTGAAAGAATCACAGCTTTACAACAGCTTGTATCTCCCTTTGGCAAGGTTCAGTTTTCTTCAATCTTCCTAATTGTAGTCAATTCTTGGaatttggatttttttttaataaattgaaaaaattcATATACATTCATTTAGTGTATTTAAACGTGTTGTACTAAGTAAATTGAGTGTGTTTTAACATATGTTAACTGACTTATTTTTCGCCTTACTAATTTGTCGTTGATATATGATCTGATAGCTTAAATATTTACTATTTTGCACTGTATTAATTTCATAATATTAGATAGGAGTATATGGAAATTAATGTGACATTAATATGGATATTGATTAACTACAGACAGACACAGCATCAGTGCTACATGAAGCGATGGGATATATCAGGTTTTTGCACGATCAGGTTCAGGTCTTGTGTTCTCCTTATTTGCAGCGCCTGTCTCCTTCGTTACGTGTAAGTACTTTCATTTTGGCCAATTTTTCTCCTAAAGCTTTATCACTAAAAAATGCTCTCTTTTTACTCCTATTTAGTACGTACAACAACTTTGTCCCTATATATGGGCCTCCCCTGTCCTTACCTTAACACCTTGCTCAAAGTAAATATTGACAAAAAGGTAGAAGAAAACTAAGAATTACTAACAAGTAACAAGCTAGGTGTGTTTAGGTAAAATCTACTGCTGCTAAACTCTTAGCAGTTTGCAGCAGAGCATTTTTTTTCCTTAACAGTAGCATCTTATCCAATGTGGAGGTAGAATCATTAGGATGCTGTCTTAATTTTATGTTCCAAGGAATGATTATATATTTCTGAAAAATCTATAATAACTTTTGATTCGgcacggagtttaaaaaaaaaaaaacttttgaaacttgtgatcttaaaagTTCAAGTTAAAAGCTTTGTAGCTTTGTGGTGCCATGACATTTGTGcgattataaaaacttctcaatAAGGATAAAgtgaataaaataaaaagttcaaagttaaattgtttctacATACAGAAATGTGTCGTTTTTTTTGAAATAGACTAATAAAGAAATTGTGTTATCTATATTGATAGTAAAAGTAAATGACAATGAGGGCGTTAACTTCTTCTAGATTTAATTGCTATTAAAATGAAGGGTTATACTCGTAATATGTAGATGGTTGATCATGATGCGTCTTAATATGCATTGGACTTGACTTATATATATGGAGTATATTTTAACCTTGTTATAACATATAACATGTCTTACTTTCAAACTATTAGTCTCACTTGTGATAGACGGTTAACTACTTAATTATAATTATCTTTTAGATAAATTGATAAAAAAAAACTCTTTTATTGTGTAAGTTGGTGTTAAAATCTCCCTTTATTGTGGAAGTTACGTGTGCTCATCCCATTTTTTAGGTATAAGTGTAAGTTAAATCCTAATGAGTTAGGTATTTTATGGGTGTATTTTATAGATTTGGTCCAACATTATGTAGTGACATTTGCTCCTTAAATGTTGAACGGTACACTTGATTCGTTACTTAATTACGTACTTACATAGACAAGGGATCAATTTCACTTTATACTTTTTTCCCATTTTCTTCTGTGATGCACTCATGTTCTAAAATTTTTAAATTCATCTCAGTATATTTTATCCCGGTTATAACATATAACCTGTCTTACTTTTCACACTATTAATCTCATTTTTGATAGATGGTTAATTACTTATAATTATCTTTTAGATACATTGAGATGGATAAACTGTTTCACCGTAAAAGCTCGCTTTACTAATCTCACTTTTTGTGGATATTACATGTGCGATTCCTGTTTTATCGATACAACAGGTTAAAAAATGTACGTAAATATTAAGTTAAATTCTAATGAGTTTATGGGGGAATGTGACAGGAGGGCGGAGAAACCGGGGAAATGGAAGGATCAAGAAAGGAGACGATGCTCAGGAGCAAAGGACTATGTCTTGTCCCAATAGAGCTAACTCTACATGTAGCTGATACTACTCTCAATGGTGCTGATTTTTGGTCACCTGCCGCCATGATGAACAATATTACTCGTCTCAACTCTAACCAATGAACAATCCCATCCCTCTTTTTGGCTCTCTCCTTTTTCTTGTTTTGGTGGCTTGATATGACAGTACTATATATATTTGCAGCTAGCTAAGGAAAACCCATTTTTAGATATAAAAAGGACATGATAACAACTACTACTGTAGTATAGTGAAAATCATAGTTGTAAGAAGGGCAGCTACCAGGTTTTTCAAACGCTGAAAG contains:
- the LOC104103810 gene encoding transcription factor bHLH113, which translates into the protein MADDQEGYKEETLNGDSYSELLFAADDDNTLGGCFNFTSSSPKMLCFGDYTKMCADNPFVESCSINSPAKIQKSGVTCSIGDSPSACSSSNSKNKKSDKKRNGVEKESVEKTKAVPAGNQRNCKRTKAENSNVTGHAKVKKEKLGERITALQQLVSPFGKTDTASVLHEAMGYIRFLHDQVQVLCSPYLQRLSPSLREGGETGEMEGSRKETMLRSKGLCLVPIELTLHVADTTLNGADFWSPAAMMNNITRLNSNQ